The window TGGCCTCGGAACTGACCACCCCGCCGCCGGCGTAGATCACCGGCCGTCGAGCGTTCTTGATGGCCTGGACAATGGCCTCGATCTGCCGCGGATGGCCTTTGGTCAAAGGAGAATAACCGGGGAGCCTGACCGAGCCGATCTTCCTGGGCCTGACCTCAGCGGCCTGGATGTCCTTGGGGATGTCAATCAATACCGGTCCGGGCCGGCCGGTTTTGGCGATGTGAAAGGCCTCCTTGATGACGCGCGGCAGGTCATTGATGTCCCTGACCAGGTAGTTGTGTTTGGTGATGGGAATGGTGATGCCATAGATATCGGCTTCCTGGAAGCTGTCGTTGCCAATCATGGGCACAGCCACCTGGCCGGTCAGGGCGACTATGGGAATTGAGTCCATGTAGGCGTTGGACAGACCGGTAACCAGGTTGGTCGCTCCGGGTCCGGAAGTGGCCATGCAAACCCCGGTCTGGCCCGTGGCCCGGGCAAAGCCGTCGGCGGCGTGCGCCGCGCCCTGTTCGTGCCGGGTCAATATATGACGGATGGGCGCATCGTAAAGCACGTCATAAATCGGTATGACCGCTCCTCCGGGAAAGCCGAATATCGTTTCTACACCCTCATCAATCAAACCTTGAATAATGATTTGAGCCCCTGTCTTCTTCCCTGTGGTCATCTTCAGGCCTCCCGCCTGTTGTTTACCGCCTTTCTTAAGGTGGCTTCGTCCACGTACTCCAAGTCCGCTCCTAAAGGCATACCCTGTGCGATGCGGGTGACCCGCACCCCCTTCTCCTTGAGGAGATCGGCCAGATAGTTGGCCGTGGCCTCTCCTTCGACGCTGGAACCCGTTGCCAGCAGGACCTCCTGAGCATCCCCCTTTTCCACGCGAGCCAGTAGTTCCTTGATGTATAAATCTTCAGGACCTATCCCGTTCAAAGGCGATAAAACTCCACCCAGGACATGATAACGGCCTTGAAAAACCCCGGTCGCCTCCAGGGCCATCACATCCCCAGGGCCCTCGATCACACAGATGATCCCTGTGTCCCGGTTCGGGTCTCGACACATGCGGCAAGGGTCCTCTTCGGTAAAATTATGGCACACGCTGCAGAAAAGGATCTTTTCCTTGACCTCGAGGATGCTTTTAGCCAGGGCCTGCACCCTGTCCTCAGGCTGGCGCAGAATAAATAAGGCCAACCTGGTTGCGGTCTTGCGGCCGATCCCCGGGAGGCGGCTCAGGTTCTCAATTAAATTCACCAAAGACGGGGGGTGGTATGCCATATGCGCTCCGTATAAAGCGGTTAAATTTAAAAACTAGGTTATTAGAACAGGCCCGGGATCTTCAGGCCGCCGGTAATCTTTTGCATCTCTTCAGCCATCATGTCCCTGGATTTTTGCAAGGCGTCATTAACCGCGGCCAGTACTAAATCTTGAAGCATCTCGATGTCTTCCGGGTCCACGACCTCCTGCTCCACCTTGAGCGACATGATCTCCTGCCGGCCGTTGGCCACCACTGTGATCATACCGCCGCCCGCGGTGCCTTCAACCGTCTTTTCCGCCAGTTCTTCCTGGATCTCCATCATCTTCGCTTGCATCTTCTGGGCCTGTTTCATCAAGCCCCCCATGCCAGAAATGTTTTTGAGCATGTCTGCCTCCCTTGTTCAATTGGTATTCGTAAGTATTTTTACCAGCTTCGCACCCAAAACCTCCTGAGCCGATTTGATCATGGGATGCTGGCGAATCGTTTCTTCGGCCCGTTTGCTTTGTTCTGCGTTCCGGCCGGGCTTTGCCTTGGCAGAAGGCTCTGCCTTGACCGGTCTGGCATTTATTTTAATCTCCGGCCGGGCCTGGAGATATTCATTGATGAGTTCCACCAGCCGGTCCCGGTCGTGGTTGACGAAAGCGACCTCCGGCTCACTGGGGAATTCAAGCTCAACCGTTTCAGGAGTAAAAGCCTTGACTTCTGCTTTTTCAAGCAAAGAAAGGAGGAGCCGATTATTTTTTTCCTTGAGAGTGGATAAAAAGTCAGGCCATTCAGGTTTTCCGCCTGGCACGGGCTGAAAGAACGGTTCCGCTTCTTCCGGCGCGGCGCCGGTTTGAGCGGGAGCCGCTTCGAGGGGCTGTTCCACTAGGTCCGGGCCTTTCTCAGGCGGCGAGCCTGAAACCCGCCTGAAATCGCTGGCTCGAACGTCCGGGCCCACTGAACCAAGCAAGGCCTCCAGGCGGGAGGCCAGTTCTGCTACCGACTGAAGCGGCTCCACTTGGGCCAATCCAACCATCAAGGCTTCCAGGACCAGCTGGGGCCGGGTTGAGCGGCGCAATTTTTCCATGCGTTCCAGTAAGGCGTTGAAAAAGAAATTCAGGGTCTCCAGGCTTGAATCGGCTGCAATATCTTTTAACTCCTCCAGTTCGGCGTCCAGCATGTCCAGGATCCTCCCCGGGTCAGGAGAAACCTTGCACACAACCAGGGACCGGAAGTACTCCAGAAGCTGGGTTACGAACTCCTTGGTGTCATATCCATAAGTATAGACCCGGTCCAGAAGCTCCAATGCCTGGCTGGCGTCTCCGGCCAGGAGCGCCTTGGCCGAGCCTGAAATCAGGGCCCGATCAATAAGCCCCAGGGCTTCGACCACGTTTTTGTCTGCCACCCTGGTCCCGGAAAAGGCAATGACCTGATCGAGAAGACTCAGAGAATCCCTTAAACTCCCCTCAGACTCCCGGGCTATGATCCTGAGAGAAGTCGGGCTGATCTCGATGCCTTCGTTTGAAGCGACCTGTTCCAGCCGGCCCACGATGGCCTTTAGGGTTATGCGTTTGAAATCATAGCGCTGGCAGCGGGAGAGAATGGTGGCCGGGACCTTGTGAGGCTCGGTGGTGGCAAAGATGAAGACCACGTGGGCCGGAGGCTCCTCGAGTGTCTTGAGGAGAGCATTGAAAGCCGGTGCGGTCAGCATGTGAACCTCATCAATGATATAGACCTTGAACGAGCCTTTGCTGGGCAGGTATTTAACCATTTCCCGCAGCTCCCGCACCTCATCAATACCG of the Deltaproteobacteria bacterium genome contains:
- the recR gene encoding recombination protein RecR, which gives rise to MAYHPPSLVNLIENLSRLPGIGRKTATRLALFILRQPEDRVQALAKSILEVKEKILFCSVCHNFTEEDPCRMCRDPNRDTGIICVIEGPGDVMALEATGVFQGRYHVLGGVLSPLNGIGPEDLYIKELLARVEKGDAQEVLLATGSSVEGEATANYLADLLKEKGVRVTRIAQGMPLGADLEYVDEATLRKAVNNRREA
- a CDS encoding YbaB/EbfC family nucleoid-associated protein translates to MGGLMKQAQKMQAKMMEIQEELAEKTVEGTAGGGMITVVANGRQEIMSLKVEQEVVDPEDIEMLQDLVLAAVNDALQKSRDMMAEEMQKITGGLKIPGLF
- the dnaX gene encoding DNA polymerase III subunit gamma/tau, which codes for MSYLVLARKYRPLVFADVVGQEHVTRPLTNALKTDRVAHAFLFAGARGVGKTTVARILAMALNCRVEVDERPCGQCDACLEIISGQAIDVFEIDGASNRGIDEVRELREMVKYLPSKGSFKVYIIDEVHMLTAPAFNALLKTLEEPPAHVVFIFATTEPHKVPATILSRCQRYDFKRITLKAIVGRLEQVASNEGIEISPTSLRIIARESEGSLRDSLSLLDQVIAFSGTRVADKNVVEALGLIDRALISGSAKALLAGDASQALELLDRVYTYGYDTKEFVTQLLEYFRSLVVCKVSPDPGRILDMLDAELEELKDIAADSSLETLNFFFNALLERMEKLRRSTRPQLVLEALMVGLAQVEPLQSVAELASRLEALLGSVGPDVRASDFRRVSGSPPEKGPDLVEQPLEAAPAQTGAAPEEAEPFFQPVPGGKPEWPDFLSTLKEKNNRLLLSLLEKAEVKAFTPETVELEFPSEPEVAFVNHDRDRLVELINEYLQARPEIKINARPVKAEPSAKAKPGRNAEQSKRAEETIRQHPMIKSAQEVLGAKLVKILTNTN